The genomic region ATTCCGACCGCATCTCTGCCTCGTAAAAACAGCTGTACTGGCGACGCCACACCGGGGAGCAGGTGATGTCTAATCTACCGAATAACACAGCCCGTGGCGGGCTCGTTATCACTATCACACTGTGCTTCATGGTAGCTCTGATGGAGGGTTTGGATCTTCAGGCTCCGGGGATTGCAGCCCAGGGAATGATGTCTGCATTCGGTATAGACAAACTCCATATGGGCTGGGTTTTCAGTGCGGGTGTGCTGGGAATGCTGCCAGGTGCTTTTCTGGGTGGAAGGTTAGCTGATCGTTATGGGCGCAAGTATGTGCTCATGGCCTCTGTTGCCCTATTTGGCGTTTTTTCTCTGGTGACAGCGCAGGCGTGGGACTACAACTCGCTCATTGCGGCGCGGTTCCTCACCGGCGCGGGTCTAGGGGCTTCTCTGCCCAATCTCATCGCATTGACCTCAGAGGTCGCGGGCCCCAAGTTTCGTGGCACTGCAGTAAGCATGATGTATTGCGGCGTACCTTTGGGTGCAGCCGGAGCCGCGCTAATTGGCGTTAACGATTTCGGCCTGGGGTGGCAATTGGTCTTCTATGTCGGCGGTATCGTTCCTCTGCTGATCGTGCCCTTACTAGGCGTTTTCCTTCCTGAATCGAAAGCTTTTTCTGGAGCGATGCCGGACACGTTACCGGTCTCGACGTTACTGTTTGCAGAAGGCAATGCTAAGCCTACGTTACTGCTGTGGGCGAGCTTCTTCTTTACGTTGATGGTGACTTACATCTTGATCAACTGGCTGCCGAGCCTTTTGGTCGCTCAGGGTTTTTCGGGCAAAAATGCGAGTTGGGTTGTCCTCACGATGCAGCTTGGGGCCACAATCGGCACGCTGATGCTCGGGGTGCTGATGGATAGGGTGCCGACCTGGGTAATGTCAATCATTATCTACATAGGCATTCTCGTAGCGCTAATGGGTCTGTACGTATCGACTACATTGCTCGGAATGCTCGTTGCTGGTTTTCTTGCGGGTATTTTTACCACGGGGGGCCAAAGTGTGTTGTATGCCCTGGCACCCTTATTCTATCCCGCGCGGGGCAGGGCTACCGGAGTTGGCACCGCCGTGGCAATCGGCAGGCTAGGCGCAATGAGCGGCCCGTTGGTCGCTGGTAAAATGCTTGCACTTGGCACTGGCACTGCTGGAGTGATGCTCTCCTGTGCGCCAGGGATAGTGGTGGCGGCCGTATCCCTTTGCTATCTGTCGGCGGTGAAAAATCGTACGGCACTGGCGACGCAGGGCCCGAACGCAGAACCTATTCACTCACTAAAAACTCAGATGCCCGGCTAGTTAAATCTGATTTACCGTCGATAACTAGCATGCTAGCATTCCAGTTATCAGGGTGCAGAGTGATCGCGGCCCATCCTGAAGCTGATTCTAGGATGGGCCAGATGCTTTATCAGACAATAACTACAAGCCTGTCGTAATGGAGACAACAATAATGAACAATTCCCAGCACTTCGATACTGACGTTTTGGTTGTGGGTACAGGGCCTGCCGGCGCTACCACGGCACTCGCTCTCGCCACATATGGAGTCAGAGTACGAGTTGTCACCATGTTCAATTACCTTGCCAACTCCCCTCGTGCGCACATTACAAATCAGCGCGCCATGGAGGTCTTCCGTGACCTGGGTGTTGAAGATGTAGTGAAGAAACACGCAACGCCTTGGGAGCAAATGGGAGATGCTCTGATCACCACCAGTTTGGCTGGTGAGGAAATCGCCCGGATGAGATCCTGGGGGTCAGGTGATGCACGCAAAGGCGATTACATCAAAGGCAGCCCATGCCCAATGGCTGATATCGTCCAGCCGCTCATGGAGCCTATTTTGGTTCAGCACGCTGCTGAGCGTGGCGCGCAATTCTCGTTTAACACCGAGTACCTCAATCACGTCCAGGATGCGGACGGCGTTACTGTCACCCTCAAAGACCTGCTCACAGAGCGCGAGTACACGATGCGTGTACGTTACCTGGTTGGGGCAGATGGTGCGCGCTCGAAGATAGTCGAGCAAATTGGCCTGCCGATCGAAGGGGAAATGGCTCGGGCAGGTACTGCCTATGTCGTTTTTAACGCTGATCTAAGCCGCTACGTTGCCCACCGCCCGAGTGTGCTGCAGTGGATTGCGAATCCTGTTGCTGGCTTTGGTGAGATTGGCATGGGCCTGCTTCGCGCGGTCAAGCCTTGGAATCAGTGGATCGCCGGTTGGGGCTTCGACATGGCGAAAGGCGAACCTGATTTCTCACCAGAACATGTTTTGCAGCGTATTCGTACTCTTGTGGGCGATCCTGAACTCGAAGTAGAGATAGTCAGGAACAGTACCTGGTACGTTAATCAGGCATACGCCTCTTACTACTCCAACGGGCGGGTGCATTGCGGCGGTGATGCCGTGCATCGTCATCCGCCATCAAGCGGCTTGGGTTCGAATACTTCGGTACAGGACGGCTTCAATCTTGCTTGGAAGCTGGCTTACGTTATCAAGGGCTATGCGAACCAATCCCTGTTGGATTCCTACTCCCTCGAGCGTCAGCCCGTAGGAAAACAAATCGTAACGCGGGCCAACCAATCACGAGTGGATTACGGGCCTTTCAAAGAATGCTTCAAAATGAACCAAGGTGTGGACACAGTCGAAAAGTTGCTGAAGCGTATGCGCGAACCGACTGCAGAAGGCGCGAAAACACGCGAGCTTCTTCAGAAGGCTCTCGAGCTCAAGGATTTCGAGTTCAACGCTCAGGGCGTAGAGCTCAATCAGCGCTATGAGTCCAATGCAGTTGTTGTTGACGAGGCCGCGGGCGAGGAAGTTTGGGCTCAAGATAAGCAACTCTTCCTACAGGCGACTACCCGACCTGGTGCGAAGATTCCCCATGCTTGGCTCGTCGACAAAAACGGACTGAGAACGTCAACGCTCGATGTCACAGGTAAGGGCAAATTCTCTCTGGTCACCGGTCTTTCAGGCCAGGCCTGGGTCTGCGCGGTGAAGGAACTCAATCTTCCCTATCTACGCACAGTCGTGACAGGTGAAAAGGGTACTGCTGACGCCTATTTCGATTGGCAGCGCATACGTGAGATCAACGAGGCTGGAGCGATCCTTGTCCGCCCTGATGGCTACATTGCATGGCGC from Pseudomonas asplenii harbors:
- a CDS encoding FAD-dependent monooxygenase codes for the protein MNNSQHFDTDVLVVGTGPAGATTALALATYGVRVRVVTMFNYLANSPRAHITNQRAMEVFRDLGVEDVVKKHATPWEQMGDALITTSLAGEEIARMRSWGSGDARKGDYIKGSPCPMADIVQPLMEPILVQHAAERGAQFSFNTEYLNHVQDADGVTVTLKDLLTEREYTMRVRYLVGADGARSKIVEQIGLPIEGEMARAGTAYVVFNADLSRYVAHRPSVLQWIANPVAGFGEIGMGLLRAVKPWNQWIAGWGFDMAKGEPDFSPEHVLQRIRTLVGDPELEVEIVRNSTWYVNQAYASYYSNGRVHCGGDAVHRHPPSSGLGSNTSVQDGFNLAWKLAYVIKGYANQSLLDSYSLERQPVGKQIVTRANQSRVDYGPFKECFKMNQGVDTVEKLLKRMREPTAEGAKTRELLQKALELKDFEFNAQGVELNQRYESNAVVVDEAAGEEVWAQDKQLFLQATTRPGAKIPHAWLVDKNGLRTSTLDVTGKGKFSLVTGLSGQAWVCAVKELNLPYLRTVVTGEKGTADAYFDWQRIREINEAGAILVRPDGYIAWRQSEAVWSVEGAVTQLQDALAKVLGTV
- the mhpT gene encoding 3-(3-hydroxy-phenyl)propionate transporter MhpT, which encodes MSNLPNNTARGGLVITITLCFMVALMEGLDLQAPGIAAQGMMSAFGIDKLHMGWVFSAGVLGMLPGAFLGGRLADRYGRKYVLMASVALFGVFSLVTAQAWDYNSLIAARFLTGAGLGASLPNLIALTSEVAGPKFRGTAVSMMYCGVPLGAAGAALIGVNDFGLGWQLVFYVGGIVPLLIVPLLGVFLPESKAFSGAMPDTLPVSTLLFAEGNAKPTLLLWASFFFTLMVTYILINWLPSLLVAQGFSGKNASWVVLTMQLGATIGTLMLGVLMDRVPTWVMSIIIYIGILVALMGLYVSTTLLGMLVAGFLAGIFTTGGQSVLYALAPLFYPARGRATGVGTAVAIGRLGAMSGPLVAGKMLALGTGTAGVMLSCAPGIVVAAVSLCYLSAVKNRTALATQGPNAEPIHSLKTQMPG